The Culex pipiens pallens isolate TS chromosome 2, TS_CPP_V2, whole genome shotgun sequence DNA window TTCAAAATGTACGTAGAGTTGATTATCCTGGTCGTGTCCCTCCTAATCCTCTGCTCGATCGCCGTCTGGAGAAAGATCACCTTCTGGTCCCGCCAAAATGTCCCCTTCATCAAGCCACGATTCCCTGCCGGAAACTTCCACGAAGCTGACCAACTATCCGTCGCTGATATCTCTGTCAAGCAGTACAACGCGATGAAGGATCGAGGTCGATTCGTCGGGCTTTACTTCTATCTTCAACCCCTGCTGATGATCACCGATCTTGACCTGATCAAGACCATGCTGATCAAGGACTTTAACTCCTTTCCGAGTCGTGGCGTGTACTACAACGCGAGGGATGATCCGCTGAGTGCGCACATATTCAGCATCGAGGGGGAAAAGTGGCGATCACTGCGAACGCGACTCTCACCAACGTTCACTTCTGGGAAGCTGAAGATCATGTTTCCTACCTTGAAGGCGGTTGGAGATAGTTTTGGGGAATATCTTATGAAAATTGCCGGAGTTGGTAGTGAAATTGGTGTTAAGGATGCTTTTGCAAGATTCACAACCGATGTGATCGGAAGCTGCGCCTTTGGAATCGAGTGCAACTCGTTTGAGGAGCCCAACAACGAGTTCAGAGAGTTTGGACACAAGATCGTCAACGAGCAGCGGCATGCTGGAACGATgcggatattttggaaactttttccCGAGCTCGGGAACCTGCTTCGAGTGAAAACGTTGGATTCGAACGCGACGCGTTTCTTCCACAAGCTTGTGGCCGAAACGATCGATTACCGCCAGAAGAACTCGATCAACCGAAAGGACTTTATGAGCAGCCTGATCGAGTTTAAGAACAAGGGTGAACTTACGCTGGACGAGGTCGCGGCGCAGTCGCTGGTGTTTTTCGTGGCGGGATTTGAGACGTCCTCGGCGAATCAAACTTATTGTCTTTATGAATTGGCACGAAATGCGGAATGCCAGGAGAAGGCTCGGGAGAGTGTCCTGAAGGCGATTGAGATTCATGGTGGACTGACCTATGAAGCGGTCAACGATATGCAGTACTTGGATCAGTGTATTAACGGTTGGTAAGTTAATTCTTCTTTGAATCAGTTTTTCAACTAAGTTTCTTTCCAGAAACCCTCCGCCTGTACCCCGCTGTACCGGTTCTGGAGCGGAAATCCTCCCAAAGCTACAAAATACCCGACACCGATGTGACCATACCGAAAGGTATGAAGATCCACATCCCGGTGTTTGCGATTCATCGAGACGAACAACTCTATCCGGAACCGCTGAAGTTCAACCCGGATCGATTCCTGCCGGAAGAAGCCGCCAAACGGCACCCGAACTCATTCTTGACCCTCGGAGATGGTCCTCGGGCTTGCATTGGCTTCCGATTTGCCATTCTGCAATCCAAGGTGGGCCTGGCAACGGTGTTGAGCAAGTTCCGGATCAGTACGAGTGCGAAAACGGCGGTCCCACTGGAATATACGCACAAATCACCATTTCTACAGCCGAAAAATGAGTTGGTACTAAAAATCGAACCATTGTAAGAATAAATCGATTGAagtcaatttaaatttaatcttaATCAAAGCAAGCGCGCATGCTCGCGATTGCTCGATCAAGCTGCGATCACCAACTGAGCATGGCATGCTTCGTTCTACAATTGCTTATCTTTTGGTGTGCATTACCCACCAAATTGAAGTATGACGTTGCGGTTGATTCCAAAACAAGTACTGAGCTAATGATAAAAATCCTTACACAGCTTTAAATATTAAACGTATCTAATTTTTGAAACCACGTTTCGTGAGCGTTATTCGCCGAAAGGTGGTAATGTTTGAGCACAATTAAATAATAGTTTTCTTCTTCAAATTCCTAATCATCAAACGAAACAATGTTTAATCTGGATTCAAACAGCCTTTTtatgaaatgataaaaatcactCTTGCTCGCAAAACAATCAAGTTTCTCAACGCAAAGAGTGATAGCAAAAATTACTTTATATCGATGGAACTAAATTTCAGTCAACTAAATTTGTGTTGGCTCGTTTCATTCAAATCGAGTTGCACAGTTGAAGATCACAGAATGCCATGATCGGCTGTCGATTGTTGGTTCTCTGCGCCGTGGCGCTTGATTAATTAGATTGCATAAGAATGCAATTGCGTACTGTTACATCACTCCCGCttgaaaagtagaattttccTCGGAAAGAGTGATGTCAAAAATTGGTTGTTCAACTAGTTTGCATGAAGTTTTTTTCTCAACGACATGGTGCTAGTAGGTAATTTAAAGTGTAGGGTAATTTCTTCAATCAAATCGAACCGAGCTTCAATCAAGGCAAGCCGTGATGGGCTGGTGATGGCCGCTGAATTAAAATTAGATCGGAAGTCGATTGTCGTCGCGTTATCACGCGCGTGCGGTTTAAATCACTCCTGTgtgaaaatttcggaaaactTTCGCCACGAAGAGTGAGAGCAAAAATTCGATCTAAATGATCATGTTAAGGTTACATTaagatttaacaaaaattgtcatctcaatgatttgagaaaaatatgaaCATCTTCTGCGATCGAAATACAAGATGTTAAGTGTTAAGCAGTTGGCTCGATAAGTGATCGATGCACTTGGTTTAGAATGAATATTTCTCATTGAGGAGTTCATGAAAATAGTCGGAAAAAACCACAATGAATTGCAGCTTGAAAgtcagtttttgaaattttacataataaaaatgtaaataaaatgtggtttaagggtgcacagcaacgaaggaaggtgttgtcttcttattccaaaattgttaaacttacggacccaatcctgcaataatgtgattgtaaaattaatcaaactttattgtaaattactttgtggacagtactttaggggatgaataaaaaaatatttcaatagtacccgtagttttgaagatactaaaatgtctgtaacacaaatctgggtgcaaaagctttggttgatgtgtaccgttaatatTTAAGAACTATGCAATCTATGAAAATTAAATGATACTATTATCGTAGAAATCCGAGattcaaaaatgaaatcaaTTGTCCCGTAGTTTTCAAGATACTTCAATGTGTgtaacaataatcttttttctCTGGTTGATGTTCACCGTAACtacgattttttaatgaaacggaattcaaattCCCCGCTGCTCGGGATTCCCacctttttcattattttggtaaatttccgtcattttgtgaaaaaagcacaactttccaatattttccagttttttttaaagaattttggcaaattttcaactttttgacaaaaaatctcaatttttttacttttacccgtttttttgtgtggattttgacaaattcccgacttttccgattttttgTGGATCTtgacaaacattttcaaattcccgacttttccccaATTTCTTGTTTAGCCTTGTCGAGAATTTGACATTTTcccgatcttttgaaaaaaatcacaaattccctattttttcctgatttttttgtgGGTTTAACAAATTCTCGACATTTTGACAATAAATCACAAGTTCCCATCTTTTACTCgattaattgtgtttttttatttgcatattCTCGACAATTtggcaaaaacaaaataaacccgacttttcctcatttttttgcgtggattttttgcaaattcccgactttttgacagaagtcacaaattaccatttttttaaacttttgtgcgAATTTTCGACCTTTCCCGATGATTTGTGaatgttcgatttttttctgaCTTTTCAGAATTTGGCAAATTCtggactttttgacaaaaaaaaacgacgctGTCGGCATTTAAAAGTGCTTTTAAGAGATCGTTTGACGATTAGTTTTCTTTAGCTTACTTGTACTTGTTACCCTTTATTTGGATCCTTTGTaacttttctaaatttcctaaagTGTCTTCCTTGACCTGATTAACAGTGTAAACTAACAAGTTGTCGTACCCAATAaaccaacaaattacaaattctcgacttttacccgtttttttgtgtggactttggcaaattcccgacttttgccgattttttgtggatcttgacaaaaaatttcaaattcccgacttttccctaATTTGTTTAGCCTTACCGAGAATTCGACATTTTcccgatcttttgaaaaaaatcacaaattccctattttttcctgatttttttgtggatttcACAAATTCACGACTTTTTGACAATAAATCACAATTTTCCATCTTTTTCTCaattaattgtgtttttttatttgcatattCTCGACAAtttggcaaaaacaaaaaaaacccgactttttttcatttttttgcgtggatttttgcaaattcccgattttttgacaaaagtcacaaattaccattttttttaacttttgtgcGAATTCTCGACCTTTCCCGATTATTTGTGAATGttcgacttttttctgacttttCAGAATTTGGCAAATTCtagactttttgacaaaaaaagacaaattcccgattttttctCGATTGATGGTAGATTTTGGCAAATTATTTACTTTTTGATAAGCAAAACCACAAAATCCCGACGTCTTACCGATTTATTGTTTATTCTCGACCTTTTGTGGATTTTGACGAATTCCTTACtttttgaccaaaaaaaaaatcatcaattcccatttttttcccgatttttagtgaattttgccaaattttgaacaaaaatcccaaatttccaactttttcccgtttttttgtGGACTTTGACAAATTCCCGACATTTGCccgatttttgtgaattttgacgaattccagactttttgacaaaaaaatcacaaattctaactttttcccttttttgtgaatttcggcgaattcccgactttttgacaaaaaaaatcaaaaaaatccaaactatttcccgattttttttgtggactttttgtcaaaaaaaaattaaattccggactttttctctttttttatgttgatttGGCAAATTaacgatttctgaaaaaaaaataatcacaaattcccgactcTTTCTCGTTGTTTTTGTGCATTGGACATTTTACCGACCTTTCCATTCATTTGTGCATTAggtaaaaaacacaaatattcgtttgttttttgttggaatGACATTTcggataaataaaataaataagacATCCCGACTACTTGGATTACATTTTAcctgttttattttctttatcatACATATTTGCTCTCTGGTCTCTACTCTAGAGATTCAACTACCGCTAATCATTTCGTAGTGTTgtgtggtattttttttcttttgtataAGTTTTCACAATAGCAAGTACTCTTTTTTTTCTATGCTCTCTGCTTTAGTTTTCCTCTCATTAAAGCTACCAAAACGTTTTCCATTccgtttttcttctttttaatatttattcttTCCAACTACCCCCCGAAAACCCCCACATTGCTTTACACGGCTTGTTTTACTCTTTTGCTAGCCTTTTCTCTATCACACGCTGACTTTGTTTTTGCTCTAAACGCTGCTCACTAAATTGCTActagtttgattaatttttcctCTTCTGTGCACATTGAAAACACGTTGCTGGTTACCGGTTTTGTTTTTccatgttttgttgttgttgctgttattATTCTCTTGTGTAACCATTTCGGTTTGATTGTGATTTTGTGACTGTAAGACGACGacggtgtgtgtgtgagtgtgggtTAAATTCGTGTTTTGCTGGAATTGTTCTGAACGCTCTAAACGACGACGACAAGGGTTGGTTGGTACCACTGGGAACGGGTTtctgtttagtattttttatttatttctcgcGATTTTTGTTTAGATATGGGCTTCTTTTGTAACGGCTATTTCTAGGGTTTTTGTTTATCTTAGAGTTGTACAATGTTCgatctttgttttgttttgttaagagTGAAGAAAGCTTCGAATACTGGGtttgatttgttgttgttgagtttgtttattttgcgtttttttaagAGTGATCAACTGTGGCAACTGGAGAGCGCATGTCGCCTGCCTACTGAGATTAGATTTGGAAACTGATCTGTGCTAAGAACTGTAACAAAAACAACGAAAACTGCTAAATTCCGTACCGCTTTCTCTTCAACTAATTTGAGATTCACTAGTCTTTTCTAAGGTtgctctctatctctctctctctctctttctaacTTGCTTGTACGGCTTCAGTCACTATAAATATTTAGGAAGGAAACTGTTTGCTTCTACTAGCTTAAATCGTAACATAATTCACTAAGGCGACGAAAGAATGTTATAAACAATTATCATAACGCGCGCGTTAACACATGTACAGTTTGCAAAGCGCAACTAGAATGGTCTAtaatgtgagtgtgtgtgaaaAGGACAAATAACTTAGATAACAACAATTGGCATAAATAATAAGGAATAACTGAATCAATGTGTGTGATTTAGATGTGCTATTTACAAATACAGGACAATTTACACGCACACACTCAGCCCCGGAAGCAGCAAAACAGCTTCTGGACAATCTTCTCCGTGCGGACGCGCCGCGCCTGTTCGCGCTCATCCCGTTCCTGCGCAATGGCCGCCGCAATGAGGTGACCCAAATCGCGACCCACCATTCCGCGCCGCTCCAGGTCGGGCCAATTATCGTCCACCTCGAGCAGACCGGCCCAGTAATTGTCCTTGTGGCCACCACCCCGATTCCGCTGTGACCGCGTCCGGCGCCGTCTCCGTCGCATCCGACGCCGCGGTCTTTCCCCGTCCACCCACCACTCCTCGTCCTCCGCCGTCGTCCCTTGGCCTTGGCCGTACTAGATGCCAGAGTACAGGTGCTCGTCCAGCGGCCGGATGCGGATCCGCTGTCGGTAGTGGTACTCCTTCAGGTACGACTTGAGTGACTTGGGCAGCGGCAGGCCGTTGATGCCGTCGTACGTGGTGTTGCTGACGATCGTGGCCCGGCACAGCTGCTGCAGCGAGAAGGTAAAGTTCCGGTTCAGCGGGTACGTCAGCATCGGCTCGAAGAACATCACGCAGGACGGGTCCTTGTAGTGCTCGAGCAGGCCGGTCACGGTGGAGGCCGTGTACACGCCGGGATCGCGTGAGTCGAAACTGTTGAGAAGGGGAGAGAAGCAAATGTTAGaatagttttgaatatttttcaaatattatttattgagtattttttttttatcaaaacccTACATGCTATtcggtcaaataaaaaatgcttcaattgaAAGTCAAAGTAGGCTTGATTTCATAGACTTCTTCGATGAACAATCCTGTTCTAAATCTAACCTTCCAAGGAGGACTGTCGTTTCAAACTGTCAACCGCTGTTATTTTATTCCAATTTTCGCCCTACCAGGAAAGTGCCAACAAGTATCGCTTCCAATGACGATTTTGAGGGAAATGGAAACATTATTTCGAGAATTCCCGAAAAGTCTAATCACGAAGCAACATCTCCTGCCAGGAGCAGTCCCAGGAAAGGGGCTTGTTTTGCGCTTCGATGAAATCAGCAATCCTTTCCAGGGGAAAACGCggaaaacgaacatttttcaagatttttaatgatgcattttttcttgaaatgtgTCAATTTAAATCCTTGccttatttcttaaaattcttaaaattcagcaattccccacgaaaacagcatgattcaaaaaaatagttctccgatcgggctcaaaatttgtctgggagttccttggccgaaataattagacccgtatttatttgtttggccatcagggtgacctacgccgtgttgaggtggtccgaaaaatggcaattttcgtcgattttctcaaaaaccacttttctaaaaattatatctccacgccattttatccgattttagctgtattagacgcaaaagaaaggtgattagtttgactatttaggaaaaatagtaagaagtttcaaaaatctagcttaacatttgaaaaggtcgtatgaaaacttaatatgctgttttgaaggtctcgggaccaaagagcctatgtctgaaaatatttttatcggattcctcggaaaatttcacataacatatcaaaaagtggtaaagttatgttttcgatactctgagatacgattttttgaagataaaaactggggttttcgacgcgccacgcgcaaaaatgggaaaattacgaaaacgggaaaaaatcgacttttttcactaaaactgcgataacttgaaaatttcagcgatgacctatacatgttagggtaccaaaattttcgtaattgaaatacgcaacttttggtacccttacatgtataggtcatcgctgaaattttcaagttatcgcagttttagtgaaaaaagtcgattttttcccgttttcgtcattttcccatttttgcgcgtggcgcgtcgaaaaactcagtttttattttcaaaaaatcgtatctcagagtatcgaaaacataactttaccactttttgatatgttatgtgaaattttccgaggaatccgataaaaatattttcagacataggctctttggtcccgagaccttcaaaacagcattttaagttttcatacgaccttttcttagttaagctagatttttagactttttactatttttcttaaatagccaaactaatcactaATCACCTTTAGctgtctaagacagctaaaatcggatgaaatggcgaggacatatgattttttgaaaaagtggtttttgagaaaatcgacgaaaattgccatttttcggaccatcctaacacggcgtaggtcaccataatggccaaacgaaaaaatacgggtctaattatttcggccaaggaacacccagaaaaattttgagcccgatcggagaaccatgctgttttcgtggcttaaaattcttaaaattcttaaaattcttaaaattcttaaaattcttaaaattcttaaaattcttaaaattcttaaaattcttaaaattcttaaaattcttaaaattcttaaaattcttaaaattcttaaaattcttaaaattcttaaaattcttaaaattcttaaaattcttaaaattcttaaaattcttaaaattcttaaaattcttaaaattcttaaaattcttaaaattcttaaaattcttaaaattcttaaaattcttaaaattcttaaaattcttaaaattcttaaaattcttaaaattcttaaaattcttaaaattcttaaaattcttaaaattcttaaaattcttaaaattcttaaaattcttaaaattcttaaaattcttaaaattcttaaaattcttaaaattcttaaaattcttaaaattcttaaaattcttaaaattcttaaaattcttaaaattcttaaaattcttaaaattcttaaaattcttaaaattcttaaaattcttaaaattcttaaaattcttaaaattcttaaaattcttaaaattcttaaaattcttaaaattcttaaaattcttaaaattcttaaaattcttaaaattcttaaaattcttaaaattcttaaaattcttaaaattcttaaaattcttaaaattcttaaaattcttaaaattcttaaaattcttaaaattcttaaaattcttaaaattcttaaaattcttaaaattcttaaaattcttaaaattcttaaaattcttaaaattcttaaaattcttaaaattcttaaaattcttaaaattcttaaaattcttaaaattcttaaaattcttaaaattcttaaaattcttaaaattcttaaaattcttaaaattcttaaaattcttaaaattcttaaaattattaaaattattaaaattcttaaaattcttaaaattcttaaaattcttaaaattcttaaaatt harbors:
- the LOC120431320 gene encoding cytochrome P450 6a2-like, which produces MYVELIILVVSLLILCSIAVWRKITFWSRQNVPFIKPRFPAGNFHEADQLSVADISVKQYNAMKDRGRFVGLYFYLQPLLMITDLDLIKTMLIKDFNSFPSRGVYYNARDDPLSAHIFSIEGEKWRSLRTRLSPTFTSGKLKIMFPTLKAVGDSFGEYLMKIAGVGSEIGVKDAFARFTTDVIGSCAFGIECNSFEEPNNEFREFGHKIVNEQRHAGTMRIFWKLFPELGNLLRVKTLDSNATRFFHKLVAETIDYRQKNSINRKDFMSSLIEFKNKGELTLDEVAAQSLVFFVAGFETSSANQTYCLYELARNAECQEKARESVLKAIEIHGGLTYEAVNDMQYLDQCINETLRLYPAVPVLERKSSQSYKIPDTDVTIPKGMKIHIPVFAIHRDEQLYPEPLKFNPDRFLPEEAAKRHPNSFLTLGDGPRACIGFRFAILQSKVGLATVLSKFRISTSAKTAVPLEYTHKSPFLQPKNELVLKIEPL